CACTGCATCTTGGCTTGGTGTGTATATGGCTGTTTCGGTTCTACTGGATATATCGACTACgaaaagcaaaaaagaaaagaaaacaaagacaaACTGCAGTGAAGGTACACCTGTGCGAGTTCTCTGGAGTCCCGCTGCGTGTtcaaaacaacaacaaagtaGTCGTATGCGTGCTTACGCGGACGCACTCTAttctgcagcacagcagctaTTTGCGTAAGACTGAACAGCACGATGTACGGAGGTGCAacaaacagagagggagagagagaggcagagtaaaagagagagaacataCACGTACACGTAGGTATATGCATATACAGCAAGGCTCAGCCTGCTGCGCTGACGGTGTCGCCGCgacaccaccaacaccaaccTCCCTGAAACAAGAAAGCGCAGTGGATCACCACGTGTTCGAGTGTGTGGGTTCACTTCTCccgcgtctccctctcttttcagatgtgtgtgtgtgtgtgtgccagtaGGTCCGTTAACTCCGGCGTTGGCTCCCcaagctgctgctccgaTGTGGATGCGGCAACAGAGGGCCATACATTACGAAGGCAAGAGGGCCACGTGCAGGACGTTGCACCAGCGGCAAACAGTCGGCCCCTCTTTTTAATTtcctcgcttttttttttgctcacctttttgtttttcggTTTCTCATGCTGATCTTTTGGTGGTGTGTACTCTTTTTGCACTTCGATGCGCATGCGTCTGTCTGCCTGCCTtgttcccctctctctgtgtgagcgtgtgcgtgcgtgcgtgcgagtcCCTCTTGTTTGCTCTtttccacccccctccccatttgtgcacaccaccgcagggcacacacgcacacacagccgAAAAACGAGTGAAGGAAGGAAATCAGAAGATCGCCACGGACAAgtcacccacacagagagggcgACAGGCAGTCAGACATACATGTAGAAAAGGGgactgtgtgtctgtgcgcatgtgtgtggggagtTGGGCTCGCACAGGAGTAGACGGAGAACGTGCCTCACTACTTGTACGAGCTCAGAATGAAAGAGAATACAAACAAAACAACCCATCAGAGAAGAAACTAGGctgcgcatacacacgcacctgtacgtgtgtatgcgcaTTATATCAgtaaagggagggagaaggggggggtgaggagaaggcgagagaaggagaattaggaaagcgagaaaaagaagcaaacccacaaagaaggagaagaaaatgaTGGCGAGgggaatgtgtgtgtgtgtgtgtgtgtagatgtGGGTCCGGAGATTCCACGCAGGAAGATCAGGATCCCTACTCCATTCTTCCATTGCctgccttcttctcttcctcctccttgcgtTCATGGTCGTCTTCGTTTGCTCTTTACTAAtcggtgaggaggggagggggggggttgtttcgcccccctctccctcgcttctATTGACGACTTTCTCTGTGTCTTCCGTCACACCGCCGTTTCACCTTTTCCGTTCCGGGggtcccctcctccccctccctccctctcttccgaCCTCGTCACTTTCCCTTTTCaggtgagggagggtgagggagggagggggggggagggaggcgaccTAAACAAACAAAGGCCAACCGTTcaacaggaaaagagggggaagaggagaaaaaggaggggggggataTGGAAGGTGGCATTTGGGTGTGGGGCGGGGTCCGCCCagctgggggagggggagggggttgcagcacccacacccacgtcCACATCCAAAACAAAGAGGGCTGGTGAAAGGGGGCCCAGCGAGAACACGAAAAACAGGCTAAGAAAAGAGATTAGTTTGAGGAAGATGTGAtttgagagagggggagggggagggggaggaggagaaggctgTACTTCACAAGACGGTAAGAGAGGATGAAAGGAAatgatggaggggggagagaggagaagagaagagagggggtatTAGATGTAcatgctgccgccaccgttgACGACCTCAAAACtagctcccccccccccacacacacaagtacaTTACTCGAACACCTTATGGAgtaggaagggagagagggcgtaTCCGTGCATGTGCGAGGACGGTACATGTACACTATTTCCTGACCGAGACGTAACAGCACTGGAAGGATGGATGTggacgcgtgtgtgcgccagAGAAGGAGAGTCAGAGCAAGAGCAGAAGCaaaccagagagagagagagagagaagagaacgcaAACGAGActtttcgttctcttcgttttttttttctcttcggACACCTACATCGCTtccccatccccccctctctctctctctccatctccttcCTCAACACCTGCAGCAAAGACTGTCGCTTGCAatcacacaggcacaccaccactcgcaaacactcactcactcactcacggGTACACATCAGCACATACGACATCCACACAAAGGtgagaagaagcaaagaggagcATCTGtgcctctttgcttcttcgTCCCTTTCCCTGTTGAGGCCGTGGAGCATGACGCGGGTTCGTTGTTCTGGGCCGTGCCGCGTCTACCTCATTCTTCCAATTCCTACTCTTCGTGCCAGCGTCGTCGATGACAGCCCCCCCACCTGCTAGTCTCTCAACGGCATCACGTCTTCCTgctacggctgctgctgtgtgcttctcttcgacCTTCACAAGTATGCGCCACGGGCAGGCTGCCCCACTCAATAACGCCATCACCCACGCAGCGAGTAAGCAAGAGGCCCAGGAgaagccacacacacacacaatagATGCCGCACAAAGCAGTGGGAGCGATGTCGAGAAGACAAAGACATCCATAAACACATGTGCGCTCGAGCAGAGCTGCGGCGAGCAAAAGGGAGACGGGCGTgggcacacccacgcacctaCGCCTACATGTATGTGCACGCGACTCCCTCGCGCTTGTTTTCTTTCGTCTCTCGTTGCGTCTCTTTCCGGATCCCCACAAAACCCGCACCCGTCCAGGGACGCACGGCGACGGATGATGCCCagcccacacccacacacacacacacacccacacaacaaCGTAGACGCTTCGCACAGGTACACAACCACAGATCATGCAGACAGAGGTCCGAACAACAGACATCGCAACCCAACGGGCGATGAAAATCACAACCATGCGCGCCTGGAAAGGTGgcacaagaagaggggagctTAGTCCGCTTTCTTGGCAGCGCGCGGGCGCACATGGTTGTTCATGAACATCTCGCCGAACAGGTAGAGGAACGCTGTGTAGATGCCGAGCTGCAGGCGGGCCGTTGCCATGGTGGTGCCAGAGCACGACCCTGTCATGCCGTCGGTGATACCTTGGTCAGCCAGGATGTACTTCTGGACAATGACGTAGCCCGACACAAACATCACACCGACCatctgcgccagctgcagcagcgtgatgTACATGGCGAACGGGCGGGCGAGGCTCTTGAAGCCGGCCTCTGACAGGAAGAAGTAGAAGTACATGATGGTGTGCACGAAGTAGTtcatggcagcggcgcagatgagggtgctgctgccggtcTCGTACGAGAGCCACACGTACAGGAACATGGCGGTGTGGTGGAACCAGGAGAGGAAGCGCAGCTTCGTGCCCTTCAGGACCAGGAAGAAGGTATCTCCGAATTCGGGGACCTTGGAGATGGTGAAGAGGCCTAGCGCTACGCCGACGTCGGACGTGTAGAACTCATCCGGGCGGAAGGTGCAGAGGGTGTCGTGCAGGCCGTACGTTTTAAGGTtgtacagcagcggcggcaccacgcGCGTCGTGCCGTAAAAGGCAAAGGCGGACAGGAGGATGTTCCACACGGCCCAGGTCTTGTTGATAACCGGCACGAGGGGGCTGGTCTTGGCATTCGCGGGCAGGTTCAGGTACTTGGACACCAGCTTGGGCGCCTGAAAAACGAAGGTGATGTACCCAACGGCAACGTAGATGGCAATGTCGTGGTTGTCGAGCAGCCACTGCTTGAAGGCGTAGCCATCGTAGTGGTTGGCACCCCAGTTGTCGACCCACTGCATGATTGCTTGTATATTCCTGTCGTTGCAgtttgtgcgtgcgtgtgcgtgtatgtagCGACGTGCAACGGTGGTAAGAAGGAGCGAGTTCAGACAAGTGTCAGCTGCACCGTATTGATGAGGGTggggaagcagcagaggcggcggcgtgcgcgAGCGAGacaacacacaaaagagTCTAGCGgctagtggtggtggtggtggtggcggtaaatcaagagagagacggagaggggaggcgtaGGGAGGGCTTACATGTGCTGCGGATGATGACGCATGCGCTTTAGAGGGACCGTGGTCGtcgaaagagggagagcgtgTGCAaacatgagagagagagaggaaagtgggggagggaggggggggtaagGAGGAAACAGAGAAGCGAGCAGTAGTGTATGAGAGGAGGAACGacgggagaagaggggagaaagggtTGACTTGGTGCCTCCAACATAGGGGGGCATGTGCCGCATGGATACAAGCCTGTGGAGATgacgacgcacacacacacagccagGTCTTTCTAGTCGCTTCAATCGACCTGTACGGATACGAGTACGGTGCGGCAAAGTAGCACCCGAAGGTGCCCCAatatacacgcacgcacacacacacacacacacacacacacaaacgcacgtAGACAAGCTTCGATAGGATGA
Above is a genomic segment from Leishmania panamensis strain MHOM/PA/94/PSC-1 chromosome 14 sequence containing:
- a CDS encoding fatty acid elongase, putative (TriTrypDB/GeneDB-style sysID: LpmP.14.0650) encodes the protein MQWVDNWGANHYDGYAFKQWLLDNHDIAIYVAVGYITFVFQAPKLVSKYLNLPANAKTSPLVPVINKTWAVWNILLSAFAFYGTTRVVPPLLYNLKTYGLHDTLCTFRPDEFYTSDVGVALGLFTISKVPEFGDTFFLVLKGTKLRFLSWFHHTAMFLYVWLSYETGSSTLICAAAMNYFVHTIMYFYFFLSEAGFKSLARPFAMYITLLQLAQMVGVMFVSGYVIVQKYILADQGITDGMTGSCSGTTMATARLQLGIYTAFLYLFGEMFMNNHVRPRAAKKAD